A genomic region of Pseudomonas migulae contains the following coding sequences:
- a CDS encoding bifunctional protein-serine/threonine kinase/phosphatase produces MSLQLSFAEASAMGPREENQDALRLVTPAPALAASKGYLFAIADGVSQCADGGLAARSTLQALALDYYATPETWGVAQALDRLLLAQNRWLQANGGGQPLLTTVSALVMRGRRFTLAHVGDCRVYRWHADHLQRISEDHVWDQPGMQHVLKRALGLDQHLVLDFLDGELRLDESFVLLSDGIWAVLGDTAIAAILRDQPDLHSAARTLVSAAHLAGSQDNASALLVRVDALGETSIGDALIHLQQWPLPPALKPDQTFEGWQVEAVLGQSQQSLLYRVRDAQQQPWLLKTLPVALRDDHLAGQALLSEEWFLKRVAGRHFPEVHAAQQRQHLYYVMREYSGSTLEQLSSRNAMLPLAQWQDLAERLLRAVGMLHRRQILHRDIKPENLLLGDDGELRLLDFGLAYCPGLSEDQASTLPGTPSYIAPEAFRGDPPSVQQDLYAVGVTLYVLLTGHYPYGEIEAFQRPRFGAPVSASRYRPDLPEWIAQSLERAVAANPDERYETAEEWLLVLEQGERRSLSVRPRPLLEREPVKVWRTLAVGAMLVNLVLLVLVFHG; encoded by the coding sequence ATGAGCCTGCAACTGAGCTTCGCCGAAGCCAGCGCCATGGGACCGCGCGAGGAGAATCAGGACGCCCTGCGCCTGGTCACTCCCGCGCCGGCGCTGGCTGCGAGCAAGGGTTACCTGTTCGCCATCGCCGACGGCGTCAGCCAGTGCGCCGATGGTGGGCTCGCCGCCCGCTCGACCTTACAGGCGCTGGCGCTGGACTATTACGCAACGCCGGAAACCTGGGGCGTCGCCCAGGCACTGGATCGCCTGCTGCTGGCACAGAATCGCTGGTTGCAGGCCAATGGCGGTGGGCAACCGCTGCTCACCACCGTCAGTGCCCTGGTCATGCGCGGCAGGCGATTTACCCTGGCGCATGTCGGTGACTGCAGGGTTTATCGCTGGCACGCCGATCACTTGCAACGGATCAGCGAAGACCACGTCTGGGATCAACCGGGCATGCAGCATGTGCTCAAACGGGCGCTGGGCCTCGATCAGCATCTGGTGCTGGATTTTCTCGATGGCGAATTGCGCCTCGATGAGAGTTTCGTGCTGCTCAGCGATGGCATCTGGGCTGTGCTGGGCGATACCGCCATCGCGGCGATCCTGCGTGATCAACCGGATTTGCACAGTGCCGCGCGAACCCTCGTGAGTGCGGCGCATCTGGCGGGCAGCCAGGACAATGCCAGCGCGTTATTGGTGCGGGTCGACGCCCTCGGTGAAACGAGTATCGGCGACGCGCTGATTCATCTGCAGCAATGGCCACTGCCGCCAGCGCTGAAACCGGACCAGACCTTTGAGGGCTGGCAGGTAGAAGCGGTGCTCGGGCAGAGCCAGCAGTCCCTGCTTTATCGGGTGCGTGACGCTCAGCAACAACCCTGGCTGCTGAAAACCTTGCCCGTTGCACTGCGCGACGATCACCTGGCTGGGCAGGCATTGTTGTCGGAAGAATGGTTTCTCAAGCGTGTGGCCGGTCGGCATTTCCCTGAAGTCCATGCCGCCCAACAGCGTCAGCATTTGTACTACGTGATGCGTGAATATTCCGGTTCTACCCTGGAGCAACTGAGTTCGCGGAACGCCATGCTGCCGCTGGCTCAATGGCAGGATCTGGCAGAACGTTTGCTGCGGGCCGTCGGCATGCTGCATCGACGGCAGATTCTCCATCGCGACATCAAACCGGAAAACCTGCTGCTGGGGGATGACGGCGAGCTGCGCCTGCTGGACTTCGGTCTCGCCTACTGCCCTGGCCTGTCTGAAGACCAGGCCTCGACCTTGCCCGGAACACCCAGCTATATCGCGCCGGAAGCCTTTCGCGGCGACCCGCCGTCCGTGCAACAGGATTTGTATGCCGTGGGCGTGACCTTGTATGTCCTGCTCACCGGGCATTATCCCTACGGCGAGATCGAAGCGTTCCAGCGGCCGCGGTTTGGTGCACCGGTCAGCGCCAGTCGCTACCGGCCCGACCTGCCTGAATGGATCGCGCAAAGTCTGGAGCGCGCAGTGGCAGCGAATCCGGATGAGCGATATGAAACGGCGGAAGAATGGTTGCTGGTACTGGAACAGGGCGAGCGCCGCAGTTTGAGCGTGCGGCCCAGACCGTTGCTGGAGCGCGAGCCGGTGAAGGTCTGGCGGACGTTGGCGGTGGGGGCGATGCTGGTGAATCTGGTGCTGTTGGTTTTGGTATTTCATGGTTAG
- a CDS encoding nitrate/nitrite transporter — protein MNSSFWKSGHTPTLFAAFLYFDLSFMVWYLLGPLAVQIAADLHLTTQQRGMVVATPILAGAVLRFIMGMLADRLSPKTAGLIGQVIVICALFGAWNLGIHSYEQALLLGLFLGMAGASFAVALPLASQWYPPQHQGKAMGIAGAGNSGTVLAALIAPVLAAAFGWSNVFGFALIPLILTIIVFAWLAKNAPERPKAKSVSDYFKALGDRDSWWFMFFYSVTFGGFIGLASALPGYFNDQYGLSPVTAGYYTAACVFGGSLMRPLGGALADRFGGIRTLLAMYTVAAICIAAVGFNLPSSYAALALFVCTMLGLGAGNGAVFQLVPQRFRREIGVMTGLIGMAGGIGGFALAAGMGAIKQSTGSYQLALWLFASLGVLAWFGLHGVKRRWRTTWGSAAVTAARV, from the coding sequence ATGAATTCAAGCTTCTGGAAATCCGGCCATACCCCGACTCTGTTCGCGGCCTTCCTCTATTTCGACCTGAGTTTCATGGTCTGGTACCTGCTCGGCCCGCTGGCGGTGCAAATAGCCGCCGACCTGCACCTGACCACGCAACAACGCGGCATGGTGGTTGCCACGCCGATTCTGGCCGGTGCGGTGTTGCGCTTCATCATGGGTATGCTGGCGGATCGCTTGTCGCCGAAAACCGCCGGGCTGATCGGGCAGGTCATCGTGATCTGCGCCCTGTTCGGCGCCTGGAACCTGGGCATCCACAGTTATGAACAGGCGCTGCTGCTGGGCCTGTTCCTCGGCATGGCCGGTGCATCCTTCGCCGTGGCCCTGCCGCTGGCGTCGCAATGGTATCCGCCGCAGCATCAAGGCAAGGCCATGGGCATCGCCGGTGCCGGTAACTCGGGCACCGTGCTCGCCGCCCTGATCGCCCCGGTGCTGGCTGCCGCGTTTGGCTGGAGTAACGTGTTCGGCTTCGCCCTGATCCCGCTGATCCTGACCATCATCGTCTTCGCCTGGCTGGCCAAAAATGCCCCTGAACGGCCGAAAGCCAAGTCGGTGTCCGACTACTTCAAGGCCCTGGGTGACCGCGACAGCTGGTGGTTCATGTTTTTCTACAGCGTGACCTTCGGCGGCTTCATCGGCCTGGCCAGCGCCCTGCCCGGCTACTTCAACGACCAATATGGCCTGAGCCCGGTGACTGCCGGCTACTACACCGCGGCCTGCGTGTTCGGCGGCAGTCTGATGCGTCCTTTGGGCGGTGCATTGGCTGACCGTTTCGGCGGGATTCGCACCTTGCTGGCGATGTACACGGTGGCGGCGATCTGTATCGCGGCGGTGGGTTTCAACTTGCCGAGCTCCTACGCGGCACTGGCACTTTTCGTCTGCACCATGCTCGGTCTGGGTGCGGGTAACGGCGCGGTTTTCCAATTGGTCCCACAGCGTTTTCGGCGTGAAATCGGCGTGATGACCGGTTTGATCGGCATGGCTGGGGGTATCGGTGGTTTCGCCCTCGCGGCGGGCATGGGTGCGATCAAGCAAAGCACCGGCAGCTATCAACTGGCCTTGTGGCTGTTCGCCAGCCTCGGCGTCCTCGCCTGGTTCGGCCTGCACGGCGTGAAGCGTCGCTGGAGAACCACCTGGGGCTCGGCTGCCGTCACCGCCGCGCGGGTGTGA
- a CDS encoding ANTAR domain-containing response regulator, whose product MLRILLINDTAKKVGRLKAALTEAGFEVIDESGLTIDLPARVETVRPDVILIDTESPSRDVMEQVVLVSRDQPRPIVMFTDEHDPEVMRQAIKSGVSAYIVEGIHAQRLQPILDVAMARFESDQALRAQLHARDQQLAERKRIELAKGLLMKMKDCNEEEAYTLMRRQAMSRQQKLIQVAEQIIAMSELLG is encoded by the coding sequence ATGTTGCGTATCCTGCTGATCAACGACACCGCGAAGAAAGTCGGCCGGCTGAAAGCCGCCCTGACCGAAGCCGGATTCGAGGTGATCGACGAATCCGGCCTGACCATCGACCTGCCCGCGCGCGTCGAAACGGTGCGTCCGGACGTCATCCTGATCGATACCGAGTCACCGAGCCGCGATGTGATGGAGCAAGTGGTGCTGGTGTCCCGCGACCAGCCGCGGCCGATCGTGATGTTTACCGACGAACATGACCCCGAGGTGATGCGCCAGGCGATCAAGTCCGGGGTCAGCGCCTACATCGTCGAAGGCATTCACGCACAACGCTTGCAGCCAATTCTCGACGTGGCCATGGCGCGCTTCGAAAGCGACCAGGCCCTGCGCGCCCAGCTGCACGCCCGCGACCAGCAACTGGCCGAGCGCAAGCGCATCGAGCTGGCCAAGGGGTTGTTGATGAAGATGAAAGACTGCAACGAGGAAGAGGCCTACACGCTGATGCGGCGCCAGGCCATGAGCCGCCAGCAGAAACTGATTCAGGTGGCGGAGCAGATTATTGCGATGAGTGAACTGCTGGGCTGA
- a CDS encoding CmpA/NrtA family ABC transporter substrate-binding protein — MNEPLASPLAWVNGSDAPEKTDINLGFMALSDCASVVVAATQGFAQPYGLTLNLKRQSSWANLRDKLVSGELDAAHSLYGLIYAVHLGIGGVAGTDMAVLMGLNQNGQSINLSHGLQALGVTGPEALDRHVHQTRPKLTFAQTFPTGTHAMWLYYWLASQGIHPLHDVDSVVVPPPQMVAHLQAGRIDGFCVGEPWSASAVKQHLGFTMATTQTIWPDHPEKVLGCTRAFVEQYPNTARALVMAILEASRFIDDSAENRRSTAQLLSAPDYLDAPLDCIEPRLLGDYADGLGNRWQDPHALRFHGGGEVNLPYLSDGMWFMTQFRRWGLLRDDPDYLAVARQVQQLDLYREAATAVGVAASGQEMRSSQLIDGKTWDGSDPAGYARSFKLHAMSDSSPLLASR, encoded by the coding sequence ATGAACGAACCACTAGCCAGCCCGTTGGCCTGGGTCAACGGCAGCGATGCCCCGGAAAAGACCGACATCAACCTCGGCTTCATGGCCTTGAGCGACTGTGCCTCGGTGGTGGTCGCTGCCACCCAGGGTTTTGCCCAGCCTTACGGGCTGACCTTGAACCTCAAGCGCCAGTCCTCCTGGGCCAACCTGCGGGACAAACTGGTCAGCGGCGAACTCGATGCCGCCCACAGCCTTTACGGTCTGATTTACGCCGTGCACCTGGGCATCGGCGGCGTCGCGGGGACCGACATGGCGGTGCTCATGGGCCTGAACCAGAACGGTCAGAGCATCAACCTTTCCCACGGCTTGCAGGCGCTCGGCGTGACCGGTCCTGAAGCACTGGACCGCCACGTGCACCAAACTCGCCCAAAACTCACCTTCGCCCAGACCTTTCCAACGGGAACACACGCCATGTGGCTGTATTACTGGCTGGCGAGCCAGGGCATTCATCCATTGCACGATGTCGACAGCGTGGTCGTACCGCCGCCGCAAATGGTCGCGCACCTGCAAGCGGGGCGGATCGACGGTTTCTGTGTCGGTGAGCCCTGGTCCGCCAGCGCGGTAAAACAGCATCTCGGCTTCACGATGGCGACGACCCAGACGATCTGGCCCGACCATCCGGAAAAAGTCCTCGGTTGCACCCGCGCGTTCGTCGAGCAATACCCCAACACCGCCCGGGCCCTGGTGATGGCGATTCTGGAAGCCAGCCGTTTCATCGACGACAGCGCCGAGAATCGCCGCAGCACCGCGCAGTTGCTGAGCGCCCCGGATTACCTCGATGCACCGCTCGATTGCATCGAACCGCGCCTGCTTGGCGATTACGCCGACGGTCTCGGCAATCGCTGGCAAGACCCGCACGCACTGCGTTTCCATGGCGGCGGTGAGGTCAATCTGCCTTACCTTTCCGATGGCATGTGGTTCATGACCCAATTCCGCCGCTGGGGCTTGTTGCGCGACGACCCGGACTACCTCGCGGTGGCCCGTCAAGTCCAGCAACTAGACTTGTATCGAGAGGCCGCAACCGCCGTCGGTGTTGCCGCGTCGGGCCAGGAAATGCGCAGCAGCCAGTTGATCGACGGCAAGACCTGGGACGGCAGCGACCCGGCCGGTTATGCCCGCAGCTTCAAGCTGCACGCCATGAGCGACAGCTCGCCCCTACTCGCCAGCCGCTGA
- a CDS encoding helix-turn-helix domain-containing protein, whose translation MSFILPALDRQAAKEVGVQTESLRATPFPDARSGERVLHLRVSESTDLQGSAQGQRLPGGWEGLIAVSETLQMTGGCVQVLPLSETRLVKLQVFIDLSDALNGQRPNHTSWAMLPVTYETVRSERALERWYIEQAMGGGPAFQTFASVLRQTESYGLVRFLLEQGTRSEKLSDLAQRYGVSVSHFRRLCRQALGSAAKPAMRGWRTAQALLNMSLRDCSLTDVALESGFASSSHFSKEIRELVGFTPSSLADITYLPGK comes from the coding sequence ATGTCTTTCATCCTGCCTGCCCTTGATCGTCAGGCTGCAAAGGAGGTTGGCGTGCAAACCGAATCACTACGTGCCACCCCATTCCCGGATGCTCGTTCCGGCGAGCGGGTATTGCATCTGCGTGTCAGCGAATCGACCGACCTGCAGGGTTCGGCGCAAGGCCAGCGGTTACCCGGCGGCTGGGAAGGGCTGATCGCGGTCAGCGAGACCCTGCAAATGACCGGTGGCTGTGTGCAGGTGCTGCCGCTGTCCGAAACGCGGCTGGTGAAATTGCAGGTCTTTATCGACTTGAGTGATGCGTTGAATGGCCAGCGACCAAACCATACATCGTGGGCGATGTTGCCGGTGACGTACGAGACCGTTCGGTCGGAGCGCGCACTGGAACGCTGGTACATCGAGCAGGCCATGGGCGGAGGTCCGGCTTTTCAGACCTTTGCCAGTGTGCTGCGTCAGACCGAGAGTTACGGGCTTGTGCGATTCCTGCTGGAGCAGGGCACCCGCAGTGAAAAGCTGAGCGACCTGGCGCAACGCTATGGCGTATCCGTGTCGCACTTTCGTCGATTGTGCCGACAGGCACTGGGCAGTGCAGCCAAGCCTGCAATGCGCGGTTGGCGCACGGCTCAGGCGCTGTTGAACATGAGTCTGCGGGACTGTTCGCTGACGGATGTCGCGCTGGAGTCCGGCTTTGCCTCTTCTTCGCATTTCTCCAAGGAAATCCGCGAACTGGTGGGTTTCACGCCCAGCAGCCTCGCCGACATTACCTACCTTCCAGGCAAGTGA
- the sctC gene encoding type III secretion system outer membrane ring subunit SctC → MNRRSFSLSLLPACLTLVLLLAPFAAQAAVYSFEAREQSARTFFSELSGPLGKPVIVSKAAAAKRISGTFDLLWPQRTFERVSAQMGLIWYSDGQAIYLYDAPEIKSSMVSLQTLTVAKLQAFLERSGLHDRRYPLRHDGLRTFHVSGPPMYVDLVTQAAGLMDNQRSELLLGKQQIGVIQVRNTFVSDRKYELRDDKVTIPGLATVIEALLRGERNGVEPAVAQVPAQRPPGLMPAFPLEGLASAPSDQDPSAPRILARDTAAGNIRVVAYPDTNSLLVKGLPEQVRFIENLVSALDTPKRHVELSLWIIDLHKDELNQLGVNWQGVVNSGGKFSASLNAGSATTLDGASFVTQVMALERTSRANVVSRPVILTQENVPAIFDNNRTFYAPLVGERSVDLQHVTYGTLVSVLPRFAQADEIEMSLNIEDGNEIENPGQGERPSALPTVGRTRISTVARVPPGKSLLVGGFTRDDHSEQIGRIPVLGSIPWIGRLFSYRQNRSANTVRVFLIQPKEIRDTLEPSAVEPGPQLMTPEQHERLRRSYFRAAIK, encoded by the coding sequence ATGAACCGCCGATCGTTCTCCTTATCTCTTTTGCCCGCCTGCCTGACCCTGGTGTTGTTGCTCGCACCCTTTGCCGCACAGGCCGCTGTCTACAGTTTCGAGGCTCGCGAACAAAGCGCGCGCACTTTTTTCAGCGAACTGTCCGGACCGCTGGGCAAACCCGTCATCGTTAGCAAGGCCGCTGCGGCCAAACGGATTTCCGGTACGTTCGATCTGCTCTGGCCGCAACGCACCTTCGAGCGAGTCAGCGCGCAAATGGGCCTGATCTGGTACAGCGATGGCCAGGCGATTTATCTGTATGACGCTCCGGAAATCAAAAGCTCGATGGTGTCGCTGCAGACCCTGACCGTCGCGAAGCTGCAAGCGTTCCTGGAGCGCTCGGGGTTGCACGATAGGCGTTATCCGTTGCGCCACGATGGTCTGCGTACGTTCCATGTGTCCGGCCCGCCGATGTATGTCGATCTGGTCACGCAAGCGGCCGGGCTGATGGATAACCAGCGCTCGGAACTGTTACTGGGCAAGCAGCAGATCGGCGTGATCCAGGTGCGAAACACTTTCGTGAGCGACCGTAAATACGAATTGCGTGATGACAAGGTGACGATTCCCGGGCTGGCCACCGTGATTGAGGCCTTGCTGCGCGGCGAGCGCAACGGCGTCGAGCCTGCTGTCGCGCAAGTCCCGGCTCAGCGACCGCCGGGCTTGATGCCGGCGTTTCCACTGGAAGGCCTGGCGAGCGCGCCTTCAGACCAGGACCCGTCCGCGCCACGAATCCTCGCGCGCGACACCGCCGCCGGGAACATTCGGGTAGTGGCCTATCCCGATACCAACAGCCTGCTGGTCAAGGGATTGCCGGAGCAGGTGCGTTTCATCGAGAACCTGGTCAGTGCGCTCGACACGCCCAAACGCCATGTGGAGTTGTCGTTGTGGATCATTGATCTGCACAAGGATGAACTCAATCAGTTGGGCGTCAATTGGCAAGGCGTGGTGAATTCGGGCGGAAAATTCAGCGCGTCGCTCAACGCCGGCTCGGCGACCACCCTCGATGGTGCGTCGTTCGTCACCCAGGTCATGGCGCTGGAGCGCACGAGCCGGGCGAATGTGGTGTCGCGCCCGGTGATCCTGACCCAGGAAAACGTGCCGGCGATTTTCGACAACAACCGAACGTTTTATGCGCCGCTGGTGGGTGAGCGCAGTGTTGATTTGCAGCATGTGACCTACGGCACGCTGGTGAGCGTATTGCCGCGTTTCGCCCAGGCGGACGAGATTGAAATGTCGCTCAATATCGAAGACGGCAACGAAATCGAAAACCCTGGCCAGGGCGAGCGACCCAGCGCTCTGCCGACGGTCGGCCGCACCCGGATCAGTACGGTGGCGCGGGTGCCGCCGGGCAAGAGCCTGTTGGTGGGTGGTTTCACTCGCGATGACCACAGCGAGCAGATTGGACGGATACCGGTGCTGGGGTCGATTCCGTGGATCGGTCGGTTGTTCAGTTATCGGCAGAACCGCTCGGCCAATACCGTGCGTGTGTTCCTGATTCAACCCAAGGAAATTCGCGACACGCTGGAGCCGAGCGCCGTTGAACCGGGCCCACAGTTGATGACCCCGGAACAGCACGAACGCTTGCGCCGTTCCTATTTCCGGGCGGCCATAAAATGA
- the sctW gene encoding type III secretion system gatekeeper subunit SctW has protein sequence MILPAISSGGRAAQARLNAEKAAEHPQPQATADTDLDETGTAAVMQRFVQISDEMSAALAQFRGRRHFELKSDTLTDNFERVLDDDTVPKVRQILSLARLGDKPIGWLLQMARKLFADDSDLALVLRELLRRRKLEKSTRQRLETLLETVVAQASPKRMNAGINAALKARMFGASMAVRAALLRETYRDFLESDEGPVSCYQDWIALYGPPQRTHVLAFIEAALLTDISAQDPSCSRNEFGQLLARLNELKRLRSADALFIGGLLGDELICQHNPDESDWLVFLFGLLTWPDELDQLLLGVLGERLLLSLHRERSTLLQTVRRFSLQLPLQLFADEEAPQRLAQQFSRLADVAYTHECIEQRRLGGCS, from the coding sequence ATGATCCTGCCGGCGATTTCCAGCGGCGGGCGAGCGGCCCAGGCGCGGCTGAATGCCGAGAAGGCCGCAGAGCATCCGCAGCCACAGGCGACGGCGGACACTGACCTCGACGAAACCGGCACGGCTGCCGTCATGCAGCGTTTCGTGCAGATCAGCGATGAAATGTCGGCGGCATTGGCGCAGTTTCGTGGCCGGCGGCATTTCGAACTGAAGTCAGACACCCTGACTGACAACTTCGAAAGAGTCCTGGACGACGACACCGTGCCCAAGGTGCGGCAGATCCTCAGCCTGGCACGGCTCGGCGACAAACCCATCGGCTGGTTGCTGCAAATGGCGCGAAAGCTGTTTGCCGACGACAGCGATCTGGCGTTGGTGCTGCGCGAACTGTTGCGCCGTAGAAAACTCGAGAAAAGCACCCGTCAACGGCTCGAAACGCTGTTGGAGACGGTGGTCGCCCAGGCTTCTCCCAAACGCATGAACGCCGGCATCAATGCCGCGCTCAAGGCCAGAATGTTCGGGGCGAGCATGGCGGTGCGCGCCGCGCTGTTGCGCGAAACGTACCGGGATTTTCTCGAGTCCGATGAAGGGCCGGTCAGTTGTTATCAGGACTGGATTGCGCTGTACGGTCCACCGCAACGCACGCACGTGCTGGCCTTCATCGAAGCGGCGCTGCTCACCGATATCAGCGCCCAGGACCCGAGTTGCTCGCGCAACGAGTTTGGCCAGCTGCTGGCCCGGTTGAATGAGCTCAAGCGCCTGCGTTCAGCCGATGCGCTGTTCATCGGCGGCCTGCTGGGCGATGAACTGATCTGCCAGCACAACCCCGATGAATCCGACTGGCTGGTGTTCCTGTTCGGCCTGTTGACCTGGCCTGATGAGCTCGACCAGTTGTTGCTCGGCGTACTCGGTGAACGCCTGCTGTTGAGCCTGCACCGTGAGCGCTCGACGCTGCTGCAGACGGTGCGCCGGTTCAGCCTGCAATTGCCGTTGCAACTGTTTGCCGATGAAGAGGCGCCGCAACGCCTGGCGCAGCAGTTTTCGCGGCTGGCCGACGTTGCCTACACCCACGAATGTATTGAACAGCGGCGTCTCGGCGGTTGCTCATGA
- a CDS encoding EscV/YscV/HrcV family type III secretion system export apparatus protein — translation MLNVFLRNIGARPELLILTLMVMIIAMLIIPLPTALVDFLIGLNIVISLLVFMGSFYIERILSFSTFPALLLLTTLFRLALSISTSRLILSQADAGEIIASFGEFVIGESLVVGFVIFSIVTIVQFIVITKGSERVAEVAARFSLDGMPGKQMSIDGDLKAGAITAEEAKEKRSVLERESQLYGSFDGAMKFIKGDAIAGIIIIFVNFIGGMAIGVGQMGMDMSTALSTYTLLTIGDGLVAQIPALLIAIGAGFIVTRVNGDDSNLGRNMLAQMLGNPFVMGVTALLAVGVGLLPGFPLMTFLPIAAVLALVVFTRHRKASRVAGDGESRAADTGQDALQSGSGLLDDVDNIATETIPLMLLVPTSQLDALNKARWAARFRSQFFVDYGLRIPEAQLRASEALQAHQVAVLINEVRAEQFDIHFDHWRLLDYSPDLEPLGFALVRGNDSNRLGGVWVNAVDKERVQQLGYQLRPADEECYRCLVTLLARNIQEFFGVQETKQLLDEMESRYPDLLKEVYRHVTVQKIAEVLQRLIAERISVRNMKLILESLAHWASREKDVLALVEHVRGAMARYISNKFAHGNDLRVLLLSPEFEEVVRRGIRQTSGGSFINLEPAESEELMDRLSVGLDSLHIAHKDMVLLCSVDVRRYIKKLIEGRFRELDVMSFGEISETISVNVIKTL, via the coding sequence ATGCTCAATGTGTTTTTGCGCAACATCGGCGCTCGCCCGGAGCTGCTGATCCTGACACTCATGGTGATGATCATCGCCATGCTGATCATTCCGCTGCCGACGGCGTTGGTAGATTTTCTCATCGGCCTGAACATCGTCATTTCGCTGCTGGTGTTCATGGGTTCGTTCTACATCGAACGCATCCTCAGCTTCTCGACGTTCCCGGCGTTGCTGCTGCTGACCACCCTGTTTCGCCTGGCGCTGTCGATCAGCACCAGCCGCCTGATCCTGAGCCAGGCCGATGCGGGCGAGATCATCGCGTCCTTCGGTGAGTTCGTGATCGGCGAAAGCCTCGTTGTCGGCTTCGTGATCTTTTCCATTGTCACCATTGTCCAGTTTATCGTGATCACCAAAGGCTCGGAGCGGGTCGCCGAAGTCGCGGCGCGCTTCTCGCTGGACGGCATGCCGGGCAAGCAAATGAGCATCGACGGCGACCTCAAGGCCGGCGCCATCACGGCCGAGGAAGCCAAGGAAAAACGCAGCGTGCTGGAGCGTGAAAGCCAGTTGTATGGCTCCTTCGACGGCGCGATGAAGTTCATCAAGGGCGATGCGATCGCCGGCATCATCATTATCTTCGTTAACTTCATCGGCGGCATGGCGATCGGTGTCGGGCAAATGGGCATGGACATGTCCACGGCCTTGTCGACCTACACCTTGCTGACCATCGGCGACGGCCTGGTCGCGCAGATTCCGGCGTTGCTGATCGCCATTGGCGCCGGCTTCATCGTGACGCGGGTCAACGGTGACGACAGCAACCTGGGACGCAACATGCTCGCGCAGATGCTGGGCAATCCGTTCGTGATGGGCGTCACGGCGCTGCTGGCGGTGGGGGTCGGTCTGCTTCCCGGTTTCCCGCTGATGACGTTTCTGCCGATTGCCGCGGTGCTGGCGCTGGTGGTGTTTACCCGGCATCGAAAGGCTTCCAGGGTCGCGGGCGACGGTGAAAGCCGGGCCGCAGACACCGGGCAAGACGCGCTGCAATCCGGATCGGGATTGCTCGATGACGTCGATAACATCGCCACCGAAACCATCCCCTTGATGCTGCTGGTGCCCACGTCGCAACTGGACGCGTTGAACAAAGCCCGTTGGGCGGCGCGTTTTCGCAGTCAGTTTTTCGTCGACTACGGCTTGCGCATACCCGAAGCGCAGTTGCGCGCCAGCGAGGCGTTGCAGGCTCATCAAGTGGCGGTGCTGATCAATGAAGTGCGTGCCGAACAGTTCGATATCCATTTCGATCACTGGCGTCTGCTCGACTATTCGCCGGACCTTGAGCCCCTGGGTTTTGCCCTGGTGCGCGGCAACGACAGCAATCGCTTGGGCGGTGTCTGGGTCAACGCCGTCGACAAGGAGCGAGTGCAACAGCTGGGCTATCAACTGCGTCCGGCAGACGAAGAATGCTACCGCTGCCTCGTCACGTTGCTGGCGCGCAACATCCAGGAGTTTTTCGGCGTGCAGGAAACCAAGCAGCTGCTCGACGAAATGGAATCCCGTTATCCCGATCTGCTCAAGGAAGTGTATCGCCACGTCACGGTGCAGAAGATCGCCGAGGTGCTGCAGCGCCTGATCGCTGAGCGCATTTCCGTGCGCAACATGAAGCTGATCCTGGAGTCGCTGGCCCATTGGGCGTCGCGGGAAAAGGACGTGCTGGCGCTGGTCGAGCACGTTCGCGGAGCGATGGCGCGCTACATCAGCAACAAATTCGCCCACGGCAACGACTTGCGCGTCCTGCTGTTATCGCCGGAATTCGAAGAGGTGGTGCGCCGGGGCATCCGGCAAACCTCGGGCGGCAGTTTCATCAACCTGGAACCGGCCGAGTCGGAAGAGCTGATGGACCGCCTGAGTGTCGGCCTGGACAGCCTGCACATTGCGCACAAGGACATGGTGCTGCTGTGTTCGGTCGATGTGCGGCGCTACATCAAGAAACTGATCGAGGGGCGGTTTCGGGAGCTGGATGTCATGTCGTTCGGCGAAATCTCCGAGACCATCTCGGTCAATGTCATCAAGACCCTCTGA
- a CDS encoding Invasion protein B family has product MIPIDIADLLREALRHSGCVDSQIGHFDGHSTIEMQMKNLPDVSVAVVEGDVWIWAEVAQASPNVMNHCAFELMQFLLEGNAFSRTGQLHLCEVQGQLELRLMANDHALGDAEHFAQALDAFVQSIETLCELLRR; this is encoded by the coding sequence ATGATACCGATCGATATTGCCGACCTGTTGCGTGAAGCCCTGCGACACAGCGGCTGCGTAGACAGCCAGATAGGACACTTCGACGGCCACAGCACCATTGAGATGCAGATGAAAAACCTGCCCGATGTCAGCGTGGCCGTGGTGGAGGGCGATGTGTGGATCTGGGCCGAGGTCGCGCAGGCTAGCCCAAACGTCATGAACCATTGCGCCTTCGAATTGATGCAGTTCTTGCTGGAAGGCAATGCTTTTTCTCGCACCGGGCAACTGCACCTGTGCGAAGTTCAGGGGCAGCTCGAATTGCGCTTGATGGCCAATGATCACGCCCTGGGTGACGCCGAGCATTTCGCACAAGCCCTGGATGCTTTTGTGCAGTCGATTGAAACGCTGTGCGAACTGTTGCGCCGATGA